Proteins encoded within one genomic window of Granulicella pectinivorans:
- a CDS encoding GGDEF domain-containing protein, with amino-acid sequence MPNKIPFQVIESRQMDHLRVFHDVARALTSTLELEEILLAIMTKMAGFFGPERWSLLMVDEETGELYYEIAVGEDAESLKGLRVKMGDSVAGWVAQTGNPLVVPDVSLDPHWSAFARRHPELQIHSMACVPVRSANKTLGVIQLLNSKLDLLSEYSISFLRILCDYAAIAIQNANSMKLIHLLSITDDCTGLYNARHLYSLMDECVLHSHAAGGQEFSLLFMDLDRFKGVNDTHGHLVGSKLLAEVGKMLKKRIKPGSSAFRYGGDEFVVLMPGVGKDEAVEITKILYSGLRETVFLENDGIGLRLTGSFGLATFPEDGGSVHAMLQAADRMMYAVKNAGRDKVSVAGTGFMLGNG; translated from the coding sequence ATGCCGAACAAAATTCCGTTTCAGGTTATCGAGAGCCGCCAGATGGATCACCTGCGGGTGTTCCACGATGTAGCGCGAGCCCTCACCTCTACCCTTGAGCTCGAGGAGATTCTGCTGGCCATCATGACCAAGATGGCCGGATTCTTCGGCCCGGAGCGCTGGTCGCTGCTGATGGTCGACGAAGAAACGGGCGAACTCTATTACGAGATCGCCGTCGGCGAAGACGCCGAGAGCCTCAAAGGCCTGCGCGTGAAGATGGGCGATTCGGTCGCCGGCTGGGTGGCCCAGACCGGCAATCCGCTTGTGGTGCCCGACGTCTCACTCGACCCGCACTGGTCGGCCTTCGCGCGCCGTCACCCAGAGCTCCAGATCCACTCCATGGCCTGCGTTCCGGTGCGCTCGGCGAACAAGACCCTCGGTGTCATCCAACTCCTCAACAGCAAGCTCGATCTCTTGAGCGAATACTCCATCTCGTTTCTGCGCATCCTCTGCGACTACGCGGCCATCGCCATCCAGAATGCGAACTCGATGAAGCTGATCCACCTGCTCAGCATCACGGACGACTGCACCGGTCTCTACAACGCACGCCATCTCTACAGCCTCATGGACGAGTGCGTCCTGCACAGCCATGCGGCGGGCGGGCAGGAGTTCAGCCTGCTGTTCATGGATCTCGACCGCTTCAAGGGCGTCAACGACACCCACGGCCACCTCGTGGGCTCGAAGCTCCTCGCCGAGGTCGGCAAGATGCTGAAGAAGCGCATCAAGCCCGGCAGCTCCGCCTTCCGCTACGGCGGCGACGAGTTCGTCGTCCTGATGCCCGGAGTCGGCAAGGATGAGGCCGTGGAAATCACCAAAATCCTCTACAGCGGCCTCCGCGAGACCGTCTTTCTCGAGAACGACGGCATCGGCCTGCGCCTGACCGGCAGCTTCGGCCTCGCCACCTTCCCCGAGGATGGGGGCTCCGTCCACGCCATGCTGCAGGCCGCCGACCGCATGATGTACGCGGTCAAGAACGCCGGCCGCGACAAGGTCTCGGTAGCCGGAACGGGCTTCATGCTCGGCAACGGGTAA
- the moaA gene encoding GTP 3',8-cyclase MoaA, whose product MPLLPPELAELEHAPRVSAEGRLRDKFGRAITDLRISITDRCNYRCVYCRTGNEGAQYSELPIADYLRMIRLFVSLGVEKLRLTGGEPLLRAGLVEMVQELAGMRTAFLPDGTPTTNGLPLDLALTTNGHLLEGLAEPLKRAGLNRVTVSMDAVDPNIFAAITRVPRSYEKVLAGMRRAREVGLGPVKVNCVLLRGFNDSQIEAFGEFSRREGVIVRFIEFMPLEEDRTWKPETVVTMDEIVARLNAVRPLRELPPNAASETAKRFTFNDGIGEIGIIAPVSRPFCGHCSRIRLTSDGKIRTCLFSQSDHDLEGLMVRGGTEDDLKAYIRQVVMRKEERHHIGEAGFEKPSRSMVHIGG is encoded by the coding sequence ATGCCGCTTCTCCCGCCGGAACTCGCTGAACTCGAACACGCTCCGCGCGTGAGTGCTGAGGGTCGTCTGCGGGACAAATTCGGGAGAGCCATCACCGACCTCCGCATCTCCATTACGGATCGTTGCAACTACCGTTGCGTGTACTGCCGCACCGGCAACGAAGGCGCCCAGTACTCCGAATTACCCATCGCGGATTACCTCCGCATGATCCGCCTGTTCGTCTCTCTTGGCGTTGAAAAATTGAGACTTACAGGGGGCGAGCCTCTGCTCCGCGCAGGCCTCGTGGAGATGGTCCAGGAGCTGGCCGGCATGCGCACGGCCTTTCTCCCCGACGGCACGCCCACCACCAACGGCCTGCCCCTCGACCTCGCTCTCACCACGAACGGCCATCTCCTCGAAGGCCTCGCCGAGCCCCTCAAACGCGCCGGCCTCAACCGCGTCACCGTCAGCATGGACGCCGTCGACCCCAATATCTTCGCAGCCATCACCCGCGTTCCGCGCAGCTATGAGAAGGTGCTCGCCGGTATGCGCAGGGCCCGCGAGGTTGGCCTTGGTCCCGTCAAGGTGAATTGCGTGCTGCTGCGTGGCTTCAACGACAGCCAGATCGAGGCATTCGGCGAGTTTTCGCGGCGGGAAGGTGTCATCGTGCGCTTTATCGAGTTCATGCCTCTCGAAGAAGATCGCACCTGGAAGCCCGAAACGGTCGTCACGATGGACGAAATCGTCGCTCGCTTGAACGCCGTGCGGCCCCTTCGAGAGCTTCCGCCCAACGCCGCCAGCGAGACCGCCAAGCGCTTCACCTTCAACGACGGCATCGGCGAAATCGGCATCATCGCTCCCGTAAGTCGTCCCTTTTGTGGACATTGCAGCCGCATCCGACTCACCTCCGACGGCAAGATCAGAACCTGCCTCTTCTCACAATCCGACCACGACCTCGAAGGTTTAATGGTGCGCGGTGGAACCGAGGACGACCTCAAGGCGTATATTCGGCAAGTTGTCATGCGCAAGGAAGAGCGTCACCACATCGGCGAAGCTGGCTTTGAAAAGCCATCGCGTAGCATGGTGCATATTGGTGGATAG